Genomic segment of Streptomyces sp. NA02950:
CGCCGCCGCCCGCACGAACTGGGCGGATCCGGCACCCGCGAGTCCGACTGAACCGGATCCGACGGGACGGGCCCGGACCCGGAGTCCACCGGGGCCGGGCCGTGCCGCGACGGGGCCGTGTCGCGACGGAGGGTCAGCGCCCCACCGGCACCGGTTCGAGGGTGGCCCGGAAGTGGCGCAGGATCGGCGACTGGTCGGTGATCCGGAAGCCGTGCACCGTGTCTGCCTCCTTGGCGATCTTCGCCAGGGTTTCGCCGACGTGGTCGTAGTGGCTGCGGGTGTAGACCCGGCGCGGCAGCGCCAGCCTGACCAGCTCGTACGGCGCGCTCTTGATCGGGTTGCCGTCCTCGTCCTCCTCGCCGAGGTAGAGGGAGCCCAGCTCGGCGGAGCGGATGCCGCCCTCCAGGTACAGCCGGCAGGCGAGGGCGTGGCCGGGGTAGTGGTGCGGCGGTATGTGCGGCAGCAGCCGCCCGGCGTTGAGATAGAGCGCGTGGAGGCCCGGCGGCTCGATGATGTCGACCCCCGCGGAGCGGACCCGGTGGGCGAGGTGGGCGGCGATGTCCGCGCGCTCCGCCAGATAGGCGGGCTCGGTCACCTCCGACAGCCCTTGGGCCATCATGTCGAGGTCGCGCCCGGCCAGCCCGCCGTAGGTCGCGAACCCCTCGGTGGCGATGAGGAGCAGCTCGCACCGCTGGGCGAGATCGGGGTCGTTCATCCCGATGAAGCCGCCGATGTGGACGATGCCGTCCTTCTTGGCGCTCATCATGCAGCCGTCCGCCAGGCGGAACGCTTCTTCAGCGACCTGACGGGGGGTGCGGTCGCGGTAGCCCTCCTCGTGGCGGGTCACCAGCCAGGCGTTCTCGGCGAACCGGGCGGCGTCCAGGAACAGGGGTACGCCGTACTGGCGGCAGAGGGCCGCGGTGCGCTTGAGGTTGTCCATGGAGACGGGCTGACCACCGCCGCCGTTGTTGGTGATGGTCATGACCACCACGGCGATCCGGGAGGCGTCCGGCCCGGTCAGCTGGCGGTGGAGCTCGTTCAGGTCGATATTGCCCTTGAACGGCTCGGTGCTGTCCAGGTTCTTGGCCTCGGGACACGGCAGGTCCCGGGCCTCGCAGTTGTTCAGCTCCACGTTGGCGCGCGTGGTGTCGAAGTGCGTGTTGGCCAGCACGATGGAGCCCGGCTTCAGCAGCGACGAGAAGAGCACGCGCTCGGCTGCCCGGCCCTGATGGGCGGGCAGGACGTGGGCGTAGCCGGTCAGTTCGGTGACCGTCTCATGGAACCGGTAGAACGACCGGGAGCCCGAGTAGGACTCATCCCCGGCCATGCCCGCGGCGAGCTGCGCGGCGGACAGCGCACCGGTGCCCGAGTCCGTGAGCAGATCGATGGTGACCTCTTCGGCGCGCAGGTCGAAGAGGTTGTGGTTGACGCGCTTCAGCGCTGCTTCACGCTGCTCCCGTGTGGTGACGGGAATGGGTTCGACGACCTTGATCCTGTACGGTTCCACGCTGACCGTTGCTCCTGTCCTTCTCTTGCTCGGTGTGCTGGTGATGTGTCACAGCGCCGCGCCCGCGCGCTCGTGGGAGGGAACCGCCCCGAGGGGCGGGCGGACCTCGTACGCCTCCGAGGAGACGTAGACGGTCACCCGTGGCGGCCGGCCCCGTTCGTGGACCAGCGCCACATACGCGATCAGGCCCACGCCGTCCTCCAGCCGGCGCGAGGTAATGGCGGCCAGCGCCCGGTCCAGCCAGGTGCTGTCGATGCCGTGCCGTCGCAGCACGGCCGTCGCCCGTTCCCGTGCCTGTCCGTCGTGCCGGACGTAGTCGCGGACGGGGACGTGGAGGGTGTACCCGCTGGGCAGACCGGTCGCCGTCTCCGTGAAGGAGTGGCAGGAGAGGGCCGGACGTCCGCTCAGCCGCCCCCCGCCGTCCGCGGGGAAGCCCCCGGCGGTGCGGAAGAACTCCTCGACCCGCTCCCGGCCCGGATGGGGTGTCGTCCGGGGGAGGACACCGGCCTCGGCGGCGGACAGCCCGTGGTGGGTGAGGTAGATCTTCGCCCGCGGCGCGTCCCAGTCCCCGAGGTCCAGGGCGAGGAACGGATAGGCGTCGGCCGGGGGCAGGGCGTCGAGCGCCCGGCGGTGGCCGAGCCTGCCCAGTGCCTCGCGCACCGTCTCGACGATCCGGTCCCGGCCGTTCGCGGCGGGGTTGAGGTACACCTTGACGCCGGGGACGCCGCCGGGGCGCAGCTCCAGCGCGCACCACAGGGCCAGCGGCCCTTCGGGTGAGGCGGGGAAGAACAGGTCCTCGAGGCGGTCGAGTTGGCCGGTGGCGAACCCCCAGCGGTCCGCCATCGTCCGGATGGCGCCGAGGCCGATCCGGCCGTTGGCCACCAGGTCGTCGCTTCCGCTTCCCGGCTCCAGCAGCACCCTCAGCCCCGGGGTCGTGCCGGGCAGGAAGGCGAGCGAGAACTCGACCGGGGTGTGGTCGTCGGACAGGAAGCTCCGGGCGGGCGGAAGCGCCAACGGCCGTTCGGCCACCGGCCCGAGAGCGTCGGTCAGCACCTGCGCGTAGGCCGTCGCGTCGGTGGGGCTCATCTCCACCGCATCGCACAGCCGGAGGAGTTGCTCGGCAGCGAGGCCGCCGAGCAGTCCGGTGTGCGTCCGCGATTCTCCGTGGCTGTCCGGATGGAATCCGGAATGTGCCGCGCTCACCATGCGGGAAAGGGGTGCGCTCCGGCTATCCCTATCGCACTGACGTTCGTACCGGGTGGTGCTTCCGCCCGTATGGAGTGCGCCGTGGATGGAATAGTAGTTCGATTGTTGAGTGCGCTCGGCCAGGATGTGAGTGAAACCGCTGAACGACGTCGATCGATGGTGTTGCCGACGGCCACAGGCCCCACGACAGCTCCTTATGGAATTTAGGCCAACGTGAATTTCGCGCTATGGCATACCCGACCGATTGAACATTCATGCAGCGTGAAACGGTGCCGCTACGTGGCGTGGGTCATACACGCCACCAAGCCAGGAAGGAGCTCCACAAGCCGCCTTTTTCGGGCTTGTTCCGCTGTTGGCCGTGGGAATCGTTCGTCGTGGAGGTTTCAGACACAGAAGGTATGGGCTGCTGGTTTTTGGGCGCTACAGGGGTGAAACGGGCGGGCAATGTGGACAGCCCGCGGTTGAAGGGCCCGGGGCGCCATGTCAGGCTCGACTCGGGCACCGCCAGCTCGATATCGGGCAGCCGGTTGAGGAGTTTCTCGATGGCCACCAGACCGATGAGTTGAGCGGGGTCCTTGGCCGGGCAGGCGTGCGGTCCCGCACTCCAGGCCAGATGGGCGCGCTTGCTGAGCACCTGGCGGGAGGCGGAGAGGCTGGGATCGGTATTGGCGGCCGCGATGCTCACCAGCACGAGGTCACCCGCGCGCAGTGTGGTCCCGGCGAACTCCACGTCCGACACGGGATAGTGCGGGGCGTAATTGGAGATGGGCGGGCTGTTCCACAGCACCTCGTCCATGGCGTCCTCGACCAGCATGCCGCCGCCCGCGTAGCGCTCGTCAGCGAGCAACAGCAGGAGTGCGTTGGCGATGAGGTTCCGCTGCGGTTCGGCACCGGCGCCGAGCAGCAGCACAAGCTGATGCGCCAGCTCTTCATCGGTCAATTGGGCATGGTGCTGCATAAGCCAGGAGGTGACGTCCTCCCCGGGCTTGGCGCGCTTGAGCGCGACCAGTTCGATAACGCTCTGCGTCAGTACTTCGTTCGCCTTTTCGGCATTGACTCCGTCAAAGATTCCGGAAATGCCGAAGATAACCCGGTCGCCGATTTCCGCCGGGCAGCCGAACAACTCGTTGAAGACGAAGAGCGGCAGCAGCTTGGCGTAGTCGTTGAGCAGATCGACCGAGCCGCGGGATATGAACTGGTCGATCAGATAGGTGGCGACGCGGTCGACGTGCCGGCTCAGCCGGTGGGAATCCACCCGGGCCAGGCTGTCGGTCACCGCCTGGCGCAGCCGCATGTGCTCCGCGCCATCGGTGAACATGCAGTTCGGCCGGTACTCCAGCAGCGGCACCACCGGGTTGTCCCGGCTGACCCGGCCCTCGTTGAACTCGCGCCAGCGGCGCGCGTCCTTCCGGAAGGTGTCGGGGTTCTGGAGCAGCCGGAGCGCCGCCGCGTAGTCCGTGACGAGCATGGCGTCCACGCCGGGGGACAGCTCAACCGGCGCGATCGGCCCGTAGGACCGCAGATGCGCGTAGAAGGCACCCGGATCGGCCGCGAACTCCGGCCCGTACAGCGGCACCCGCTCGCCGGTGTGGTGGGCGGGGCAGCCGGGGGGAGGCGTCGTGAAGTCCGATTGAGTGTCCATACTTGCTCCTAGCGGGTACGTTCCTGTAGATAGCGGACAAGGGCCATCAGCGCGTTGGCCGATGACTTCTCGTCACGTGCGTCACAGGTGACGATCGGGGTCTCGGGCAACAGGTCCAGAGCCTCACGCAGTTCGTGATCGGGGCGGACCGGAGTGCCGTCGAAATGGTTGACGGAAATCGCATAGGGCAGCCCGTACTGTTCCACCAGGTCAATCACGGGGAAGGATTCCTTCAGCCGTTCCGGATCGACCAGGATCAGTGCCCCGAGCGCACCCCGCGTCATGTCCTCCCATACCTGGACGAAGCGCTCCTGCCCCGGTGTTCCGAAGAGATACAGGACCAGCCTCTCGCTGAGCGTGAGGCGGCCGAAGTCCATGGCCACGGTGGTGGTCGTCTTGCCCCGGGTGCCCATCAGGTCGTCCACATGGGCACCTGCCTGCGTCATACGCTCCTCGGTGCGCAGCGGAGGAATCTCGGACATGGTGCCGATGAAGGTCGTCTTGCCGACCGCGAAATGCCCCACGACCAGGATTTTGGCCGCGATCTGCACCTGGTCGGCGAGATAGACGTCATCATCCGAAACGGGCCTGGAGCCCATCCAGTACCTCCTGAAGGAGCGAAACATCGACAAGCTGGGCGGGAGGCGCCGGAGCACGGGTCAGGAGATAGCCGTCGGCCGACAGATCGGACAGCAGGATCTTGACGATGCCGATGGGGAGTCCCATGTGTCCGGCTATCTCGGCAACCGAGAGATAGCCTCCTCCGCACAAGTCCAGCAGGCGGCGTTTCTCAGGGTCGAGGTGCCCCGGACGGACCTGGTCGGACGCGGTGACCAGAGTGATCAGATTGAACTGATCGTTGTCCAGCCGGCCGCGGCCGTTGGTGATGACGTACGGCCGCACTAACCGGGCCGACTCGGGTTCCTGCTCTTCTGGTGCCGTCATGCCTGGATACTCGTGTTTTCGCGAGGGGGAGTGGTCAGTACCTTGCCGAGCTGCCCGACGAGCTGCTGCATGCGGAAGGTGATGTCGGCCATGTCGACATCGGGAGCGGAGGAGACCGCCAGATACGCGCCTTCACCGGCGGAGATGAGGAAGACCCAGCCGCCGTCGAATTCGACCAGGGTCTGGCGCCAGTTCATCTGCGGATCACCGCAGAAGCCGCCCATGGTGCGGCTCAGCGACTGGATGCCGCTCATGGCGGCGGCCACGGTGTCGGCCTCGTCCTTCCGGACCTCCTGCGAACGGGCCATCAGCAGACCGTCGGCGGACACCAGGAGCGCATGACGTGCACCCGGCACTTCCAGGGCGCTGTCAAGCATCCAGGACAGGTCGTTGTTCACTGAGGATCATGCCCTTCCCTGTTCGGATTTGCGGAACGACCGGACTGTGTGCCGCGCTGGAAGGCACCCATGATCGAGGCGGTTTCCTCGCTCGACCGGGCGGGGGCAGTCGCGGAATCCTCTCTCGGCACGATGGAGATCGATCCCTTTCGGCGACGTTTGGGCAGGCCGCCGGCGGTGGAAGCGGGCTCCTCCGGCACGTCGGCGGTGGGGGTACGGGACACCGGCGGTTCTTCCGGCTCGGGCATATTGGTCAGCAGGTCCTCGGGAAGAAGCACAACCGCGCGCACACCACCGTAGGGAGAGGCCGAGTCGACGGAGACGTTGAAGCCGTACCGGGCGGCCAGCACACCGATGACCGCGAAGCCGAACTGCGGCGGATTGCCCAGACCCGTCACACCCGTCGCACGCTGGGCCGACAGCAGCTGATCGGCCCGGTTCTTCTCCTCCTCGTTCATACCGACACCGGCGTCGTCGATGATGATGCAGACGCCCTTGGGAACGGTACGGATGGTGATGTCGATCGGTGAGTCCGGCGCCGAGTAACTGGTCGCGTTGTCCAGCAGCTCGGCGAGGGCCAGCGCGACCGGCTCGACGGCCCGGCTGGTGAGCGCGAAATTGCTCTGGGAACGGATTTCCACACGCGTGTAGTGACGGATGCGGCCCTTCGCGGAACGCACCACGTCGTACACTGAGGCGACGGCCCGCTGACGGCCGAGCCAGCCGTCGCAGAGGACGGCGATGGACTGGGCACGCCGACCGAACTGCGAGTTCATGTGGTCGATTTCCAGCAGATCCTGGAGAATATGGTGCTCGCCGTATCTGTCCTGGAGCTTGGAAATCGCCAGCTGCTGTTCGTTGGCGAGACCCTGAAGCGTTCGCATGGCCGACTTGAGCGCGCTCTTGGTGGCCTCTTCCGCGCGGACCTGGGCTTCCTGGACCGCCGAGGAGTAATGGTTCTCAAGGTCCGTGCAGCGGTTTTCGACTTCCGCCTTTTCGGAGCGCAGTTTCGCTTGCGCCTTTCGCCCGCGGAATATGGCAGTTGCAGCGAGAGGCGTGCCTGCGATCAGGGCCCAGAATGCTGGATCCTGTATGTATTGCGTCATGAGACTCTCTTTAACGACTAGACCGCCAGGGACTGAAAGGAGGTGTTGCGCGTCTGGTGGTTCCGGATGGGCGGTGGGGCGGCAGTGAATAGCCGCCCGCGCGGCGGTGATTCAGCGCCCGTACGGCGCCCGCAAGGTCCGGGGACATCGCAGCCGTGTTGCCGACGGCAGCGCGTAGGCGTCGGTGCGCCTAAACGGCTCCGTATGCCCGACTGGCGGCATAATGCTCCTCAGAGTGGGGACCTTCCCGGCTGATTTACCGGATCGCCGTGTGTCTTACGCGCCCTTGGCTCGCCTGGCAAGCGCGGTGATCGTATCACCAGCAAGGGGTGGCCCCGTGCATGTGCCTCAGTCCCATTCGCCATCTGACGGCATTTCAGCCATGCCGCTATTTACGCGCGTTGACCGACGTCAGCGGGTGTAACGCCATGTCATACGCCGTTCGGTGCAACATCCGAGAGGCGCCGTCCGTAGCCGCCTCATATCCGGGCAATCAACCCCGGCCACGGGTGACTCGTGGAGGGAATGTGGAGATATCCCGAGGATTGCTCTCGGTGCTTATCTCCATTCATTGCTATTGATGCCCATTCATCCGGTATAGCCGGTAAGGGGCGTATCGGAGAGGCAGGAGCAGTCGGCCGGTATCGTCGGAGGGGTGCCCGAGCAGCCCCGTGACATTCCCGCTCCCACCCTCTTCACCTGGGAGTTCGCCGCCGATCCCTACCCCGCGTACGCCTGGCTGCGCGATCATGCCCCGGTCCGCAGGACCACACTCCCCAGCGGTGTCGAGGCATGGCTGGTGACCCGCTACGCCGACGCCCGGCAGGCATTGGCCGATCCCCGGCTGTCGAAGAACCCGCAAGCCCACCGCGAGTCAGCCCATGTCCGCGGCAAGGTGGGCATCCCCGGTGAGCAACGTGCCGATCTGATGACACATCTGCTCAATATCGATCCGCCGGACCACACCCGGCTCCGGCGGCTGGTGTCAAAGGCATTCACCCCGCGCCGGGTCGCCGCGTTCGCCCCGCGGGTACGGGAGCTGACCGACGGGCTCATCGACGCCTTTGAGGAGAACTCCGAAAAAACCTTGGGGGAGGGGGAAAGGAGAGAGGCGGATCTGATCCACGAGTTCGCCTTCCCCCTCCCCATCTACGCGATCTGCGATCTGCTCGGGGTGCCCCGCGAAGATCAGGACGACTTCCGGGACTGGGCGGGTTCCATGATCCGGCACGGCGGCGGTCCGCGCGGCGGAGTGGCCCGCGCCGTGAAACACATCCGCGCCTACCTCGCCGAACTGATCCACCGCAAACGGGAGACGCTCGGCGCGGAAGGGGAGGACGAGGACCTCATCTCCGGGCTGATCCGGGCCAGCGACCACGGGGAGCACCTCACCGAGAACGAGGCCGCGGCGATGGCCTTCATCCTCTTGTTCGCCGGGTTCGAGACCACGGTCAATCTGATCGGCAACGGGATGTACGCACTGCTGCGCCATCCGGTTCAGCGCGCCCGGCTCCAGCGGGCCCTGGAAGAAGGGGACGAGCGGTTCCTCGCCGCGGGTATCGAGGAACTGCTGCGCTACGACGGCCCGGTGGAGATCGCCACCTGGCGGTTCGCCACCGAGCCGCTGACCATCGGCGGGCAGCGGATCGCCGAGGGCGAACCGGTGCTGGTGGTGCTCGCCGCCGCCGATCGCGACCCCGAGCGGTTCCCCGACCCCGATGTGCTCGACCTCCGCCGTACCGACAACCAGCACCTGGGCTACGGACACGGCATCCACTACTGTCTGGGCGCCCCGCTCGCCCGGCTGGAGGCGCAGACCGCCATCGGTACCCTGCTGCGGCGGCTGCCCGATCTCCGGCTTGCGGTGGATTCGGACGATCTGCGCTGGCGCGGCGGGCTGATCATGCGCGGGCTGCGCACCCTCCCCGTGACCTGGAATTCCCCCGGCCGCTGAATCGCCGAAGCCCCGTGGCGGGCGACATAGGTGACGAATGTTCAGCGATGTGACCGGGGCGTGACCTGGGATACACCGGCTTGTGATGATCGAGTGCCGTCGCTATGTTCAACCGACAACTCGACGCCCACACGAGAGGCCACCACATGCGTTCCGGGAACGGTCGACACCGCCGCCCCCGTCAGGCTCCGGCCATCGTCGTCGCGGCGGGCATCACAGGTGCCGGGCTCGCCATCCCGCTCTTCGGCGCCAGCGGCGCCCAGGCCGCCTCCACCGCCCACTGGGACAAGGTCGCCGAGTGCGAGAGCGGTGGGATGTGGAGCGCCAACGAGGGCAACGGCTTCTACGGCGGCCTCCAGCTCACCCTGGGCATGTGGAAGGAGTACGGGGGCACCGCCTACGCGCCGCGTCCCGATCTGGCCAGCCGCTCCCAGCAGATATCCGTGGCCCAGTCGATCCTTGACGACCGTGGCCCGGACGCCTGGCCCAGCTGCGCGGTGAACGCGGGACTCACCGACGGCGGTGACGCCCCCGAGGTGGACCCCGGTTTCACCCTGGCGCCGCCCACGGGTCAGCGCGGGGACGACGGGGAGGATCGTGAGCACGACGGCTCCTCGGCCGAGGAGCGCGACGGCGCATCGGACTCCTCCGGCTCGTCGGACGCGTCAAACGAGCGCCGGACGCCCGGCGACGACGAGGAGAGCGGAACGCCTTCCCCGTCCGCCTCCCCCGGCGGAGAGGGCGAGGACTCCCCGTCGCCCTCCCCCTCGACCACGAAGTCCGACGACGCCCCGGCGTCCCCGGACGCCCCGGACGAGAGCGCCGACGCGCCCACCGGACGGCACCGCGGTGCCGAGCACCCGGCCGAGGCGAAGGGCGACGAGGAGCCCCGGCGGCCCTCCGGACGGCATGCCTCGCGGGACGGCGCGGACCGCGCCGAGAAGCCCTCGGAGGACGGCTACACGGTGCAGCCCGGTGACAGCCTTTCAGGCATCGCCGACAGCCAGGACCTCACGAGCGGCTGGCACGGCCTCTACGAAAGCAACGAAAGCCTCATCGGGGACAATCCGGATTTGATCCTCCCTGGTCAGCGTCTGGACCTCGGCGCCAAGGGACGGTAGTCCGGGGTGAATTGCCCGATCTGGCTCCGGTGAGACATACATCTCGTCACATTTTCCGGTGCGCACCCCCTGCCCGATCTCTCCTCACCCGGCCCTACCTGCGTAGATGTGGGCCGGGTGAGATCAAATACAGCACCTCTCGCTGCGAATGGGGCGTTTGAACCTTCTCGGGGGGTGTGTTTACGGTCTTCCCGCTCGCCACCGCGGGCACCGTCGATCGCACGCCGAATCCTGCCGGCGGTCGGGGGGAACCGACGCGTCAGCGCCGAAGGCAGGAGCGGGGGACCCAAGGTAGGTGCCGAATGGCCTGTGGATGCGGGCTCGTCGGCTTGGGGTGAAGCCGGGTGTGATCGATCGCCGATCGTTCATGACCGGCCGGGCAACTCACGTCCGAACCCGACAGCTCACCTCGTAGGCGTCGGTGAGGAAACGAACCAACGATGCTCAAGTCCAACGGCAAGCACCGCCGCCCGTCCAAGGCCACCCGTATCGCCGCGTTCGCCGGTCTCGCGGGCGCCGCCGTGGCCGCCCCGCTCATCGGGGCCACCTCCGCCTCCGCCGCCACCACCGCCCAGTGGGACAAGGTCGCGCAGTGCGAGTCCGGCGGCAACTGGTCCATCAACACCGGTAACGGCTACTACGGCGGACTGCAGTTCTCGAGCTCCACCTGGGCCGCCTACGGCGGCACCTCGTTCGCCCCCACGGCCGACAAGGCCAGCAAGGGCCAGCAGATACAGGTCGCCGAGAAGGTTCTCGCCAGCCAGGGCAAGGGTGCCTGGCCGGTCTGCGGCACGGGCCTGACCACCGGTGGCACCCCCTCCAGCTCCACCCCGTCCGACTCCGGCCAGCAGGAGTCCCAGGCCCCGGCGCCCGCGGCCAAGCCCGCGCAGCCGAAGGCCGAGACCCGCTCCGAGCCCGACCGCGCCGCGCGCCACGAGGCCCGTGGCCCGGTGAAGAAGGGCGACGGCGAGTACAAGGTCAAGGCCGGTGACACGCTGGGCGGGATCGCCAAGGCCGAGAAGGTCGAGGGCGGCTGGAAGAAGCTCTTCGAGCTGAACAAGGACATCGTCGAGCAGGCCGACCTGATCTACCCGGGCCAGCAGCTCCACCTGAGCTGAGCGCGGTCCGGCTGAACCGGCCGGATCCGGGTCACCTCCCGACCGCGAGCCCCGGCCGGGCGCGCCGCCCCCGCGGCGTGTCCCGGCCGGGGCCCGTTGGTTCGCGGAAAATGTAGATATGGGCACCCAAATCTGGCTTTTTATGCCACGTACTGTCTCGCGGGGCGGGCGAACGGCGGGTGCAGCCCTCCGGTCCGGTTAGGCTCGTGCTGCTACCGCAGACACATACGAAGGAGAACCTCGTGCCGTCCATCGACGTCGTCGTAGCTCGCGAGATCCTCGACTCGCGAGGCAACCCCACGGTCGAGGTCGAGGTCGGCCTCGACGACGGCAGCACCGGCCGTGCCGCCGTTCCGTCCGGCGCCTCCACCGGCGCCTTCGAGGCCCTCGAGCTCCGTGACGGCGACAAGAACCGCTACAACGGCAAGGGCGTGGAGAAGGCCGTCCTCGCCGTGATCGAGCAGATCGGCCCCGAGCTGGTCGGCTACGACGCCACCGAGCAGCGGCTGATCGACCAGGCGATGTTCGACCTGGACGCCACCCCGGACAAGTCCTCGCTCGGCGCCAACGCCATCCTCGGCGTCTCCCTCGCCGTCGCGCACGCCGCCTCCGAGGCGTCCGACCTCCCCCTCTTCCGGTACCTGGGCGGCCCCAACGCCCATCTGCTGCCGGTCCCGATGATGAACATCCTCAACGGCGGCTCGCACGCCGACTCCAACGTGGACATCCAGGAGTTCATGATCGCTCCGGTGGGCGCGGAGTCCTTCTCCGAGGCCCTGCGCTGGGGCACCGAGGTCTACCACACCCTGAAGTCCGTGCTGAAGGAGCGGGGCCTGTCCACCGGGCTCGGCGACGAGGGCGGCTTCGCGCCGAACCTCGACTCCAACCGCGAGGCCCTGGACCTGATCGTCGAGGCCATCAAGAAGGCCGGCTACCAGCCGGGCCAGGACATCGCGCTCGCCCTGGACGTGGCCGCGTCCGAGTTCTACAAGGACGGGTCCTACGAGTTCGAGGGCAAGGCCCGCACCGCGGCCGAGATGACCTCCTACTACGCCGACCTGGTCGCCGCGTACCCGCTGGTCTCCATCGAGGACCCGCTGAACGAGGAGGACTGGGACGGCTGGAAGACCATCACCGACCAGCTCGGTGACAAGGTCCAGCTGGTCGGCGACGACCTGTTCGTCACCAACCCCGAGCGTCTCGCCCGCGGCATCGAGAACGACACCGCCAACGCGCTGCTGGTCAAGGTCAACCAGATCGGCTCGCTGACCGAGACCCTCGACGCCGTCGAGCTGGCCCAGCGCAACGGCTTCAAGTGCATGATGTCCCACCGCTCCGGCGAGACCGAGGACGTCACCATCGCCGACCTGGCCGTCGCCACCAACTGCGGTCAGATCAAGACCGGTGCCCCGGCCCGCTCCGAGCGCGTCGCCAAGTACAACCAGCTGCTGCGCATCGAGGAGATCCTGGACGACGCCGCGGTGTACGCGGGCCGCTCCGCCTTCCCGCGCTTCAAGGGCTGAACCGCCGCCGTGCGTCCGCCCGAGGACGCACCGACGC
This window contains:
- a CDS encoding cytochrome P450, producing MDTQSDFTTPPPGCPAHHTGERVPLYGPEFAADPGAFYAHLRSYGPIAPVELSPGVDAMLVTDYAAALRLLQNPDTFRKDARRWREFNEGRVSRDNPVVPLLEYRPNCMFTDGAEHMRLRQAVTDSLARVDSHRLSRHVDRVATYLIDQFISRGSVDLLNDYAKLLPLFVFNELFGCPAEIGDRVIFGISGIFDGVNAEKANEVLTQSVIELVALKRAKPGEDVTSWLMQHHAQLTDEELAHQLVLLLGAGAEPQRNLIANALLLLLADERYAGGGMLVEDAMDEVLWNSPPISNYAPHYPVSDVEFAGTTLRAGDLVLVSIAAANTDPSLSASRQVLSKRAHLAWSAGPHACPAKDPAQLIGLVAIEKLLNRLPDIELAVPESSLTWRPGPFNRGLSTLPARFTPVAPKNQQPIPSVSETSTTNDSHGQQRNKPEKGGLWSSFLAWWRV
- a CDS encoding tryptophanase gives rise to the protein MEPYRIKVVEPIPVTTREQREAALKRVNHNLFDLRAEEVTIDLLTDSGTGALSAAQLAAGMAGDESYSGSRSFYRFHETVTELTGYAHVLPAHQGRAAERVLFSSLLKPGSIVLANTHFDTTRANVELNNCEARDLPCPEAKNLDSTEPFKGNIDLNELHRQLTGPDASRIAVVVMTITNNGGGGQPVSMDNLKRTAALCRQYGVPLFLDAARFAENAWLVTRHEEGYRDRTPRQVAEEAFRLADGCMMSAKKDGIVHIGGFIGMNDPDLAQRCELLLIATEGFATYGGLAGRDLDMMAQGLSEVTEPAYLAERADIAAHLAHRVRSAGVDIIEPPGLHALYLNAGRLLPHIPPHHYPGHALACRLYLEGGIRSAELGSLYLGEEDEDGNPIKSAPYELVRLALPRRVYTRSHYDHVGETLAKIAKEADTVHGFRITDQSPILRHFRATLEPVPVGR
- a CDS encoding transglycosylase family protein, which gives rise to MRSGNGRHRRPRQAPAIVVAAGITGAGLAIPLFGASGAQAASTAHWDKVAECESGGMWSANEGNGFYGGLQLTLGMWKEYGGTAYAPRPDLASRSQQISVAQSILDDRGPDAWPSCAVNAGLTDGGDAPEVDPGFTLAPPTGQRGDDGEDREHDGSSAEERDGASDSSGSSDASNERRTPGDDEESGTPSPSASPGGEGEDSPSPSPSTTKSDDAPASPDAPDESADAPTGRHRGAEHPAEAKGDEEPRRPSGRHASRDGADRAEKPSEDGYTVQPGDSLSGIADSQDLTSGWHGLYESNESLIGDNPDLILPGQRLDLGAKGR
- a CDS encoding sensor histidine kinase, whose product is MTQYIQDPAFWALIAGTPLAATAIFRGRKAQAKLRSEKAEVENRCTDLENHYSSAVQEAQVRAEEATKSALKSAMRTLQGLANEQQLAISKLQDRYGEHHILQDLLEIDHMNSQFGRRAQSIAVLCDGWLGRQRAVASVYDVVRSAKGRIRHYTRVEIRSQSNFALTSRAVEPVALALAELLDNATSYSAPDSPIDITIRTVPKGVCIIIDDAGVGMNEEEKNRADQLLSAQRATGVTGLGNPPQFGFAVIGVLAARYGFNVSVDSASPYGGVRAVVLLPEDLLTNMPEPEEPPVSRTPTADVPEEPASTAGGLPKRRRKGSISIVPREDSATAPARSSEETASIMGAFQRGTQSGRSANPNREGHDPQ
- a CDS encoding DUF742 domain-containing protein produces the protein MTAPEEQEPESARLVRPYVITNGRGRLDNDQFNLITLVTASDQVRPGHLDPEKRRLLDLCGGGYLSVAEIAGHMGLPIGIVKILLSDLSADGYLLTRAPAPPAQLVDVSLLQEVLDGLQARFG
- a CDS encoding cytochrome P450, which produces MPEQPRDIPAPTLFTWEFAADPYPAYAWLRDHAPVRRTTLPSGVEAWLVTRYADARQALADPRLSKNPQAHRESAHVRGKVGIPGEQRADLMTHLLNIDPPDHTRLRRLVSKAFTPRRVAAFAPRVRELTDGLIDAFEENSEKTLGEGERREADLIHEFAFPLPIYAICDLLGVPREDQDDFRDWAGSMIRHGGGPRGGVARAVKHIRAYLAELIHRKRETLGAEGEDEDLISGLIRASDHGEHLTENEAAAMAFILLFAGFETTVNLIGNGMYALLRHPVQRARLQRALEEGDERFLAAGIEELLRYDGPVEIATWRFATEPLTIGGQRIAEGEPVLVVLAAADRDPERFPDPDVLDLRRTDNQHLGYGHGIHYCLGAPLARLEAQTAIGTLLRRLPDLRLAVDSDDLRWRGGLIMRGLRTLPVTWNSPGR
- a CDS encoding tryptophan dimethylallyltransferase family protein yields the protein MVSAAHSGFHPDSHGESRTHTGLLGGLAAEQLLRLCDAVEMSPTDATAYAQVLTDALGPVAERPLALPPARSFLSDDHTPVEFSLAFLPGTTPGLRVLLEPGSGSDDLVANGRIGLGAIRTMADRWGFATGQLDRLEDLFFPASPEGPLALWCALELRPGGVPGVKVYLNPAANGRDRIVETVREALGRLGHRRALDALPPADAYPFLALDLGDWDAPRAKIYLTHHGLSAAEAGVLPRTTPHPGRERVEEFFRTAGGFPADGGGRLSGRPALSCHSFTETATGLPSGYTLHVPVRDYVRHDGQARERATAVLRRHGIDSTWLDRALAAITSRRLEDGVGLIAYVALVHERGRPPRVTVYVSSEAYEVRPPLGAVPSHERAGAAL
- a CDS encoding roadblock/LC7 domain-containing protein, which produces MNNDLSWMLDSALEVPGARHALLVSADGLLMARSQEVRKDEADTVAAAMSGIQSLSRTMGGFCGDPQMNWRQTLVEFDGGWVFLISAGEGAYLAVSSAPDVDMADITFRMQQLVGQLGKVLTTPPRENTSIQA
- a CDS encoding ATP/GTP-binding protein — translated: MGSRPVSDDDVYLADQVQIAAKILVVGHFAVGKTTFIGTMSEIPPLRTEERMTQAGAHVDDLMGTRGKTTTTVAMDFGRLTLSERLVLYLFGTPGQERFVQVWEDMTRGALGALILVDPERLKESFPVIDLVEQYGLPYAISVNHFDGTPVRPDHELREALDLLPETPIVTCDARDEKSSANALMALVRYLQERTR